Proteins found in one Promicromonospora sukumoe genomic segment:
- the bglS gene encoding beta-glucanase, whose translation MRSTTTQHRSTTRDRAKARRRRRLLAPALALGLLLGLTATPGLTPPAAAVGGSFTDNLDTYNTARWHKADGWTNGGMFNAGWRADHAWHNGGVLGLNLDNTSCPGGCSGRPYASGEYRSNELYSYGRFEVRMKAASGSGIVTSFFTYTGPGDGQPWDEIDVEILGKNTRQMQTNYFTNGVGGHESVIDLGFDAAAGYHDYAIEWWNGGTINWFVDGRLVHQENGSRGPLPTRPQRIMMNLWPGTGVDGWLGPFNYTGQRTATYEWVKYTQY comes from the coding sequence ATGCGATCAACGACGACGCAGCACCGCTCCACCACCCGAGACCGAGCCAAAGCCAGGCGCCGACGCCGGCTCCTTGCCCCAGCACTGGCCCTCGGCCTGCTGCTCGGGCTCACGGCCACCCCGGGCCTGACGCCCCCGGCTGCCGCAGTCGGCGGCAGCTTCACCGACAACCTCGATACCTACAACACGGCGCGCTGGCACAAGGCCGACGGCTGGACCAACGGCGGCATGTTCAACGCGGGCTGGCGCGCCGACCACGCCTGGCACAACGGCGGCGTCCTGGGCCTGAACCTGGACAACACCTCCTGCCCGGGCGGCTGCTCGGGCCGGCCGTACGCCTCCGGGGAGTACCGCAGCAACGAGCTCTACTCCTACGGGCGCTTCGAGGTGCGGATGAAGGCGGCGTCCGGGTCGGGCATCGTCACCTCGTTCTTCACCTACACGGGGCCGGGCGACGGCCAGCCGTGGGACGAGATCGACGTCGAGATCCTCGGCAAGAACACCCGGCAGATGCAGACCAACTACTTCACGAACGGCGTCGGCGGCCACGAGTCGGTCATCGACCTCGGCTTCGACGCCGCGGCCGGGTACCACGACTACGCCATCGAGTGGTGGAACGGCGGCACGATCAACTGGTTCGTCGACGGCCGCCTCGTCCACCAGGAGAACGGCTCGCGCGGCCCACTGCCCACGCGTCCGCAGCGCATCATGATGAACCTGTGGCCGGGCACCGGCGTCGACGGCTGGCTCGGGCCGTTCAACTACACCGGCCAGCGGACGGCGACCTACGAGTGGGTCAAGTACACGCAGTACTGA